The Physeter macrocephalus isolate SW-GA unplaced genomic scaffold, ASM283717v5 random_12581, whole genome shotgun sequence genome has a segment encoding these proteins:
- the LOC102991470 gene encoding testis-expressed protein 19-like: MCPPISMRCEAEGMSYLHTSWMYQLQHGSQLRVCFACFKAAFLDLRQLLEWEDWEDEDWDPELMGHTEGGSEQAASPGMGPSWGQGQGQPAQGGSVDWGSGTLASGPVESEEVGLDDHFVPTELEPQDATPLGLGAEDADWTQSLPWRFGGLPTCSHWPSPSPPWQEFFKGDLPPVIFMVGCYDAICLRKMKPGWALRTPGQCWKLLLEPDEVRVVRLQDAPQKQDLHRWRLSILESSPPGQNEELVPADSALLKRGFTILSYSPWTKREAEEGDSASRPQSSTQGWDPGTSGPRGPGESLAVMGASALGELPCFQTLSPGPLN; this comes from the exons ATGTGCCCCCCAATCAGCATGCGGTGTGAGGCGGAGGGCATGTCCTACCTCCACACGTCCTGGATGTACCAGCTTCAACATGGCAGCCAGCTAAGGGTCTGCTTTGCTTGCTTCAAGGCTGCCTTTCTGGACCTCAGACAGTTGCTGGAGTGGGAAGACTGGGAAGATGAAGACTGGGACCCTGAGCTGATGGGCCACACTGAGGGAGGGTCTGAGCAGGCGGCATCCCCGGGGATGGGACCAAGCTGGGGGCAGGGCCAAGGGCAGCCTGCACAGGGCGGGTCTGTGGACTGGGGATCGGGCACCCTGGCGTCGGGCCCTGTGGAGTCAGAAGAGGTGGGCCTGGATGATCACTTTGTGCCCACCGAGCTGGAGCCTCAGGACGCCACACCCCTCGGCCTGGGTGCTGAGGATGCTGACTGGACCCAAAGCCTTCCCTGGAGATTTGGGGGACTCCCTACCTGCTCACACTGGCCAAGCCCCTCTCCTCCATGGCAGGAGTTTTTCAAAGGGGACCTGCCCCCG GTCATCTTTATGGTGGGCTGCTATGATGCCATCTGCCTCCGGAAGATGAAGCCAGGATGGGCCCTGAGGACCCCAGGCCAGTGTTGGAAACTGCTGCTGGAGCCTGATGAGGTGAGGGTGGTGAGACTCCAAGATGCACCCCAGAAGCAGGACCTGCACCGGTGGAGGCTGAGCATTCTGGAATCCTCTCCTCCAGGGCAGAATGAAGAGCTGGTCCCTGCGGACTCAGCCCTGCTCAAGAGGGGATTCACCATCCTCTCTTATTCACCCTGGAccaagagggaggcagaggagggggactCGGCCTCTAGGCCACAGTCCTCCACCCAAGGATGGGATCCTGGCACCAGTGGGCCCAGAGGGCCTGGGGAGAGCCTGGCTGTCATGGGAGCCTCAGCCCTGGGGGAGCTGCCATGTTTCCAGACCCTCAGCCCAGGGCCCCTGaactga